In Planifilum fimeticola, one DNA window encodes the following:
- a CDS encoding UDP-N-acetylmuramoyl-L-alanyl-D-glutamate--2,6-diaminopimelate ligase, whose translation MRLKELIRPLLLKEVTGDSGVEIRGMETDSRRVRPGDLFIALRGFTVDGHRYLPEAVERGAAAVVVEETVNVPVPVVRVPDTRRAMAVLAATFYRHPTRELKLIGVTGTNGKTTTAHLIQTILNDRGTPAGLIGTIHMRIGDRSYPVRNTTPDVVDLQRSFRMMCDEGCRYAVIEASSHALDLGRTRGCEFHAAVFTNLTQDHLDYHETMEKYREAKGLLFSQMGNRFSDEPEKTRYSVLNADDEASAYFARITPQQVITYGIERPADVRAENIQIRGEGTFFTLRSFRGSIDVRLQLVGKFSVYNALAAAAVALAEGVSLEAIKRSLEAVPGVAGRFEKVDEGQPFTVLVDYAHTPDSLQNVLVTIRGFARGSVYCVVGCGGDRDRSKRPRMARIAAEHSDVVILTSDNPRSEDPEAIIADMTEGLDGEMRKRTVTLVDRREAIRYAVDRAAPGDVVLIAGKGHETYQEIKGVRYDFDDREVAREALRARGRRG comes from the coding sequence ATGAGACTGAAGGAATTGATCCGACCGCTCCTGCTGAAAGAGGTGACGGGAGATTCCGGGGTCGAGATCCGGGGGATGGAGACGGATTCCCGCCGCGTTCGGCCCGGAGATCTGTTCATCGCATTGCGCGGGTTTACGGTCGACGGCCACCGGTATCTGCCCGAAGCGGTCGAGCGGGGTGCCGCCGCCGTCGTGGTGGAGGAGACGGTGAACGTGCCCGTCCCGGTGGTGCGGGTGCCCGACACCCGGCGCGCGATGGCCGTCTTGGCCGCCACCTTTTACCGCCATCCTACGCGGGAGCTGAAGCTGATCGGAGTGACCGGGACCAACGGCAAAACGACCACCGCTCACCTGATACAGACCATCCTGAATGACAGGGGAACACCCGCAGGACTGATCGGTACGATTCATATGCGCATCGGCGATCGATCCTATCCTGTCCGGAATACGACGCCGGATGTGGTTGACCTGCAGCGGAGTTTTCGCATGATGTGCGATGAAGGATGTCGTTATGCGGTGATTGAAGCATCCTCCCACGCTCTTGATCTCGGTCGCACCCGGGGCTGCGAGTTTCATGCAGCGGTTTTTACCAATCTGACCCAGGACCATCTCGATTACCACGAGACGATGGAGAAGTACCGGGAAGCCAAGGGCTTGCTGTTCAGCCAAATGGGGAACCGATTCTCCGATGAGCCCGAAAAAACCCGGTATTCGGTGCTGAATGCGGATGACGAGGCATCCGCCTATTTTGCCCGGATCACCCCTCAGCAGGTGATCACCTACGGCATCGAGCGGCCCGCGGATGTCCGGGCGGAAAACATTCAAATCCGCGGCGAGGGAACCTTCTTCACCCTGCGCTCTTTTCGCGGATCGATCGATGTCCGGCTTCAACTGGTGGGAAAGTTCAGCGTATACAATGCGCTGGCCGCGGCGGCCGTCGCCCTGGCTGAAGGGGTATCCCTGGAGGCGATCAAACGCAGTCTCGAGGCGGTCCCCGGGGTGGCCGGGCGCTTTGAGAAGGTGGACGAAGGGCAACCCTTTACCGTATTGGTCGATTATGCCCACACGCCGGACAGTTTGCAGAATGTGCTCGTGACGATACGCGGGTTTGCCCGCGGATCCGTATATTGCGTCGTGGGATGCGGCGGGGACCGGGACCGGAGCAAGCGGCCCCGGATGGCCCGGATCGCCGCAGAGCACAGCGACGTGGTCATCCTTACTTCAGACAATCCCCGTTCCGAGGATCCCGAGGCGATTATCGCCGATATGACGGAGGGGCTTGACGGGGAGATGCGGAAGCGGACCGTCACCCTGGTGGATCGGCGGGAAGCCATCCGCTACGCCGTGGATCGCGCTGCTCCCGGAGACGTGGTGCTGATCGCCGGAAAAGGGCACGAGACCTATCAGGAAATCAAGGGTGTCCGCTACGATTTTGACGACCGGGAGGTAGCCCGTGAGGCCCTTCGCGCCCGGGGCCGGCGTGGATGA
- a CDS encoding stage V sporulation protein D: protein MRVPHSFVRRRLFAALLVMTLVFLALFGRLAYVQLIHGDWLVERAQDLWTRNIPFEPQRGRIVDRNGDVLVDNVSAPSVMAIPAQIKNPAETARTLARLLQASEQEIYRKITKREMIVRLSPEGRKISEELARKIQGLRLPGIVVVEDSKRHYPHGSLAAHLLGFTGIDNQGLSGIELVYDEQLSGTPGYVSFSANAKGEKLPGGNDRYTPPQDGMELMLTVDRTIQSVLERELDQAMAQYQPENALAIAMDPRTGEILGMSSRPTFRPDRYQDTDPQIYNRNLPIWKTYEPGSTFKIITLAAALEENKVDLKDSFFDPGYAEVGGARLRCWRSGGHGSQTYLEVVENSCNPGFVSLGQRLGKDTLFRYIRQFGFGRKTGIDLSGEARGILFAPDRIGPVELATTSFGQGVSVTPIQQVTAVSAAINGGKLMEPHLAKGWIDPKTGKVVKEIPPRMKRRVISEETSREVRRALESVVAKGTGRRAFIDGYRVGGKTGTAQKVGPNGRYLPNNHIVSFIGFAPADDPRIVVYVAVDNPKGVQFGGVVAAPIVRNILDDSLRYLGVKKRKDQIPPESVPTEEPYVTVPDLIGEHVDDIRTSLFSEPLEVVGKGKVVINQLPKPGQRVKKGTPIRIYLGDKTTKGD from the coding sequence TTGCGCGTACCCCATTCCTTCGTGCGCAGGCGTCTGTTTGCCGCACTTCTGGTGATGACTCTGGTTTTTCTTGCTCTCTTCGGACGATTGGCCTATGTGCAGCTGATCCATGGGGACTGGCTGGTGGAGCGCGCGCAGGATTTGTGGACGCGGAATATTCCCTTTGAGCCCCAAAGGGGAAGGATTGTGGACCGGAACGGCGATGTACTCGTCGATAATGTGAGCGCTCCTTCGGTCATGGCCATTCCTGCACAGATCAAGAATCCCGCGGAGACGGCCCGCACGTTGGCCCGTTTGCTCCAGGCCTCCGAGCAGGAGATCTATCGCAAGATCACCAAGCGCGAGATGATTGTCCGCCTTTCCCCGGAAGGGAGGAAAATCTCGGAGGAGCTGGCGCGGAAAATCCAGGGCCTTCGCCTGCCGGGAATTGTCGTTGTTGAGGACAGCAAGCGCCATTATCCCCACGGTTCCCTGGCAGCTCATCTCCTGGGCTTTACCGGAATCGACAACCAGGGATTGTCCGGCATCGAGCTGGTGTACGATGAACAGCTGTCGGGCACTCCGGGATACGTCTCCTTTTCCGCCAACGCCAAAGGGGAAAAGCTCCCCGGCGGAAATGACAGGTATACGCCGCCCCAAGACGGAATGGAACTGATGCTGACCGTCGACCGGACGATCCAATCGGTGTTGGAGCGGGAGCTGGATCAGGCCATGGCCCAATATCAGCCGGAGAATGCCTTGGCCATCGCCATGGATCCCCGGACGGGGGAGATTCTCGGGATGAGCAGCCGTCCCACCTTCCGTCCCGACCGCTATCAGGACACCGACCCCCAGATTTATAACCGAAATTTGCCGATCTGGAAAACTTACGAGCCCGGATCCACCTTCAAGATCATCACACTGGCGGCGGCTTTGGAGGAAAACAAGGTGGATCTGAAGGACAGCTTTTTCGATCCGGGTTATGCGGAAGTGGGCGGCGCGCGCTTGCGCTGTTGGAGGAGCGGGGGGCACGGCAGCCAAACCTACCTGGAAGTGGTCGAAAATTCCTGCAACCCCGGTTTTGTCAGCCTGGGTCAACGGCTGGGAAAGGATACCCTGTTTCGATACATCCGCCAGTTCGGCTTCGGGCGAAAGACGGGGATCGATTTGAGCGGAGAGGCGCGGGGAATCCTGTTCGCTCCGGATCGGATCGGTCCGGTGGAGCTGGCAACCACCTCCTTCGGCCAGGGGGTGTCGGTGACCCCCATCCAGCAGGTGACCGCTGTCTCCGCGGCGATCAACGGGGGGAAATTGATGGAACCGCATCTGGCGAAGGGGTGGATCGATCCGAAGACCGGGAAGGTTGTGAAGGAGATTCCTCCCCGGATGAAAAGGCGGGTGATCTCGGAGGAGACCTCCCGGGAGGTGCGGCGCGCCCTGGAGAGTGTCGTGGCCAAAGGGACGGGGCGCAGGGCGTTCATCGACGGATACCGGGTGGGGGGAAAGACCGGTACGGCGCAAAAGGTCGGACCGAACGGCCGCTACCTGCCCAACAACCACATTGTCTCCTTCATCGGGTTTGCTCCGGCGGATGATCCGCGGATCGTGGTTTACGTCGCCGTGGACAACCCGAAGGGCGTGCAGTTCGGCGGCGTGGTGGCCGCGCCGATCGTGCGAAACATTCTTGACGACTCTTTGCGTTATCTGGGAGTGAAAAAGCGGAAGGACCAAATCCCTCCCGAATCGGTGCCGACGGAGGAGCCCTACGTGACCGTTCCCGATCTGATCGGGGAGCATGTGGATGACATCCGCACCAGCCTTTTTTCCGAGCCGCTGGAGGTGGTCGGGAAGGGGAAAGTGGTGATCAACCAGCTTCCGAAGCCTGGGCAGCGGGTGAAAAAGGGGACGCCGATTCGAATCTATTTGGGTGACAAAACCACGAAAGGAGATTAA
- a CDS encoding peptidoglycan D,D-transpeptidase FtsI family protein, with product MKGVVEMEGNRKTIKFRILLVCLLIVGLALSITLRLLWIQTVEASDLRKRAEKIWEKEELIEPSRGSITDRNGEPLVRDIVKYIIAADPTQVEDPKKAAEKLSPILNIPRDDLYRKLSNKGLRHVKLMGGGTYKVSRDVQKQVMDLKLEGIYAIPTVGRQYVEGNLAAHVLGFVNLDNSGVGGVEQRYNDQLKGEPGEIRFKKDAKGIRFSDGPEEFRPPRHGEDLILTLDREIQFHVERVLDQAMDRYRAKGATAIVVNPRNGDVLAMANRPTFDPERYATTLETGVNDVNIAISNVYEPGSTFKIVTLAAAIEEGVFHPEQTFQSGSIRVGGRLIRDWNGGRGWGEITYREGVYQSSNVAFVLLGQRLGQDRLIGYIERFGFGRITDSAGRKTGIDLPAEAKGYFFGRRLYESELATTSFGQGIAVTPIQQVMAVSAVANGGTLYKPRVVKAVRDPQTGKLTEYKPKKVTERVISPETAAQVRQILTGVVEQGTGSEAALKEYTVAGKTGTAQKPKNDGGYASDRHFVSFVGFAPAESPQVVVYVALDEPSAESGSVSGGTVAAPVAREILQGTLKALRIKPQLSSLDERVNLD from the coding sequence ATGAAGGGAGTCGTCGAGATGGAGGGAAACCGGAAGACCATCAAGTTTCGTATCCTGTTGGTCTGTTTGTTGATCGTGGGATTGGCCTTATCGATCACCCTTCGTCTGTTGTGGATCCAGACGGTGGAGGCCTCCGACCTTCGCAAAAGAGCGGAAAAGATTTGGGAGAAGGAAGAGCTGATCGAGCCGAGCCGGGGTTCGATCACCGACCGGAACGGCGAGCCCCTGGTGCGGGACATCGTGAAATATATCATCGCCGCCGATCCGACTCAGGTGGAAGATCCGAAGAAGGCGGCCGAAAAATTGTCGCCCATTCTGAACATTCCCCGAGATGACCTGTATCGGAAACTGAGCAACAAGGGGCTCAGGCACGTGAAGCTGATGGGCGGGGGTACCTACAAGGTTTCCCGGGATGTTCAGAAGCAGGTCATGGATTTGAAGCTGGAGGGCATCTACGCCATCCCCACAGTGGGACGGCAGTATGTGGAAGGGAACCTCGCGGCCCACGTCCTCGGCTTCGTCAATCTGGACAACAGCGGAGTCGGGGGAGTGGAGCAGCGTTACAACGATCAGCTGAAGGGGGAACCGGGGGAGATTCGCTTCAAAAAGGATGCAAAGGGCATCCGTTTTTCCGACGGGCCGGAGGAATTCCGCCCTCCCCGGCACGGCGAGGACCTGATTCTCACCCTGGACCGCGAAATCCAGTTTCATGTGGAGCGGGTACTGGATCAGGCGATGGATCGTTACCGTGCCAAGGGAGCGACGGCGATCGTCGTCAATCCCCGGAACGGCGATGTGTTGGCGATGGCCAACCGTCCCACCTTTGATCCCGAACGGTACGCCACCACCCTGGAGACGGGCGTGAACGACGTCAACATTGCCATCAGCAACGTGTACGAGCCCGGATCCACCTTCAAGATCGTCACTTTGGCCGCGGCGATCGAAGAGGGGGTGTTCCATCCGGAACAGACCTTTCAATCCGGGTCGATCCGGGTGGGAGGGCGCTTGATTCGCGATTGGAACGGAGGCCGGGGTTGGGGGGAGATCACCTACCGGGAAGGGGTGTATCAATCGAGCAACGTCGCCTTTGTGCTGTTGGGACAGCGCCTGGGGCAGGACCGGCTGATCGGATATATCGAACGCTTCGGCTTCGGGCGGATCACCGACTCCGCCGGCCGAAAGACGGGGATCGATCTGCCCGCCGAGGCGAAGGGGTATTTCTTCGGCCGCCGGCTTTACGAGTCCGAACTGGCCACCACCTCCTTCGGACAGGGGATTGCCGTAACTCCTATCCAACAGGTGATGGCCGTCTCCGCCGTCGCCAACGGCGGGACCCTGTATAAACCCCGCGTGGTCAAAGCGGTTCGGGATCCGCAGACGGGAAAGCTGACGGAGTACAAACCGAAGAAAGTGACCGAACGGGTGATTTCACCGGAGACCGCAGCCCAGGTCCGACAAATTTTGACCGGTGTGGTGGAGCAGGGCACCGGCTCCGAGGCGGCGCTCAAGGAGTACACGGTGGCCGGGAAAACGGGGACGGCGCAAAAGCCGAAAAACGACGGGGGATACGCCTCCGACCGGCATTTCGTATCCTTCGTCGGTTTTGCTCCCGCGGAGTCCCCGCAGGTGGTGGTTTATGTGGCCCTCGACGAACCGTCGGCGGAGAGCGGCTCGGTCTCGGGGGGAACGGTCGCCGCCCCGGTTGCCCGGGAAATTTTGCAGGGAACTTTGAAGGCTTTGCGAATCAAACCCCAACTTTCCTCTCTGGATGAAAGGGTAAACTTGGACTGA
- the ftsL gene encoding cell division protein FtsL, whose product MMENRGSAARAVAFEETAVERKRRRLLQARGLPASEKLLYLFSVVVCVALAALVISQYAEVTELNVEIQKVEEQTKRVQEINRQLEAEKNMLSSGERIRRFAEMKGMVPAENVKPFPSSGDRKNLSEQADRDKRG is encoded by the coding sequence ATGATGGAGAACCGGGGAAGCGCCGCCAGAGCGGTCGCTTTTGAAGAGACCGCTGTCGAAAGAAAGAGAAGGCGGCTTCTGCAGGCGAGGGGATTGCCCGCCAGCGAGAAACTGTTGTATTTGTTCAGCGTGGTAGTATGCGTCGCGTTGGCCGCCCTGGTGATTTCCCAATATGCGGAAGTGACCGAACTTAATGTGGAAATTCAAAAAGTGGAAGAACAAACAAAGCGGGTCCAGGAGATCAACCGGCAGCTGGAAGCGGAGAAGAACATGCTGAGCAGCGGGGAACGGATTCGCCGGTTTGCGGAGATGAAAGGCATGGTGCCGGCGGAAAATGTGAAGCCCTTTCCCTCATCCGGCGACCGGAAAAACCTGAGCGAACAGGCGGACCGGGATAAGCGGGGATGA
- the rsmH gene encoding 16S rRNA (cytosine(1402)-N(4))-methyltransferase RsmH, which yields MFRHETVLREEAVDGLNVRPEGIYVDCTLGGGGHSLLIADRLGPGGLLIGIDQDPQALDAAKERLAGAGCRIRLVRSNFRRLGEILDELQIDEADGFLFDLGVSSPQLDQEERGFSYHRDAPLDMRMDPDRDFTAYDLVNTWPEKEIARILSQYGEERFARRIAARIVERRRHTPIRTTRELAEIVKESIPAPARRSGPHPARRSFQAIRIAVNDELEAFSSALDQAIQRLRTGGRICVITFHSLEDRICKRAFQEGERGCICPSDFPVCVCDQRPFLRSVTKKPILPSPREVEQNPRARSAKLRIAEKI from the coding sequence TTGTTCCGCCATGAGACGGTACTGAGAGAAGAAGCCGTGGACGGCTTGAATGTCCGCCCAGAGGGGATCTATGTGGATTGCACCCTCGGGGGAGGGGGGCACAGCCTGCTGATCGCCGATCGCCTCGGCCCCGGCGGACTGTTGATCGGCATCGATCAGGATCCTCAAGCGCTGGACGCCGCCAAAGAGCGGTTGGCCGGAGCCGGATGCCGGATCCGTTTGGTCCGGAGCAATTTCCGCCGCCTGGGGGAAATCCTGGACGAGCTTCAGATTGATGAAGCGGACGGATTTTTGTTTGACCTGGGAGTCTCTTCCCCCCAATTGGATCAGGAGGAACGGGGCTTTAGCTATCACCGGGATGCTCCCCTGGACATGAGAATGGATCCCGATCGCGATTTCACGGCCTATGATCTCGTCAACACATGGCCGGAAAAGGAGATTGCCCGAATTTTGTCGCAATACGGCGAGGAGCGCTTCGCCCGCCGGATTGCCGCCCGCATTGTCGAACGACGAAGACACACCCCCATCCGAACGACCCGGGAGCTGGCGGAAATCGTCAAGGAGTCGATTCCCGCTCCTGCCCGGCGCAGCGGACCTCATCCCGCACGCCGTTCGTTTCAGGCGATTCGCATCGCCGTCAACGATGAGCTGGAGGCCTTTTCCTCGGCCCTGGATCAGGCGATCCAACGGCTTCGTACGGGCGGACGAATTTGTGTGATCACCTTTCATTCGCTGGAGGACCGCATCTGCAAGCGGGCCTTTCAGGAAGGAGAACGGGGGTGCATCTGTCCTTCGGATTTTCCCGTTTGCGTTTGCGATCAGCGTCCATTTCTCCGATCGGTGACAAAAAAACCGATTCTCCCCTCGCCGCGGGAGGTTGAACAAAATCCGCGGGCCCGATCGGCGAAATTGCGCATCGCTGAAAAGATATAG
- the mraZ gene encoding division/cell wall cluster transcriptional repressor MraZ, producing MFMGEYRHSLDDKGRLIIPSKFREGLGASFVVTRGLDHCLFAYPRSEWSLLEQKLKSLPFTRADARAFTRFFFSGAIEVELDKQGRISLPAHLREFAKLEKECVVIGVSNRVEIWSRDNWESYYASSEQSFNEIAEKLVDFDVEL from the coding sequence ATGTTCATGGGGGAATACCGGCATTCCCTTGACGATAAAGGGCGTTTAATCATCCCTTCCAAATTCAGGGAAGGTTTGGGCGCCTCCTTTGTCGTCACCCGTGGTCTGGACCACTGTCTCTTCGCCTATCCCCGGTCGGAATGGTCTCTCCTCGAACAGAAACTGAAGTCCCTTCCGTTTACCCGGGCAGATGCCCGAGCCTTCACGCGTTTTTTCTTTTCCGGAGCGATCGAAGTGGAACTGGACAAACAGGGGCGCATCAGCCTCCCCGCACACCTTCGCGAGTTTGCCAAGCTGGAAAAGGAATGTGTCGTGATCGGCGTTTCCAACCGTGTGGAGATTTGGAGCAGGGACAATTGGGAATCCTACTACGCGAGCTCGGAACAATCCTTCAATGAAATCGCAGAAAAGCTGGTCGACTTCGACGTGGAACTGTAA
- a CDS encoding adenosylhomocysteinase — protein MSAEKSVVRNLSLAPQGRLKMDWAWDHMPVLRRIREQLIQEKPLKGKRVAISLHLEAKTACLAELLRDAGAEVAITGSNPLSTQDDVAAALVESGITVFAKYNPTPEEYKEHLILTLETRPELIIDDGGDLVGILHGERPDLLDQVLGGCEETTTGILRLRALEKSGELQFPMVAVNDAYSKFLFDNRYGTGQSVWDGINRTTNLVVAGKTVVVVGYGWCGRGVAMRAKGLGARVIVTEVDAIKATEAHMDGFSVMPMEEAAPLGDFFITVTGNRSVINEKHFPLMKSGAILANAGHFDVEIDKVALEEAAVSKRVVRKYITEYEMEDGRKLYLLCDGRLVNLVAGDGHPAEIMDMTFALQALCLLYVNDNHEKIGRRVIDVPYHLDEQVASYKLESLGIRIDDLTEEQEEYLASWKV, from the coding sequence ATGAGTGCCGAAAAAAGCGTGGTACGAAACCTGAGTCTGGCTCCCCAGGGTCGGCTGAAGATGGATTGGGCCTGGGATCATATGCCGGTATTGAGACGCATTCGTGAACAGCTGATTCAGGAGAAGCCGCTGAAGGGCAAGCGAGTGGCGATCTCCCTACACCTGGAGGCAAAAACCGCTTGTCTGGCGGAACTCCTGCGGGATGCCGGGGCGGAGGTGGCGATCACCGGCAGCAACCCGCTTTCCACCCAGGATGATGTGGCGGCAGCTCTGGTGGAATCGGGAATCACCGTATTTGCCAAATACAATCCGACTCCGGAGGAGTACAAGGAACACCTGATTCTCACCCTGGAGACCCGCCCGGAACTGATTATCGATGATGGCGGCGATCTGGTCGGCATCCTGCACGGGGAGCGCCCGGATCTTCTGGATCAGGTGTTGGGCGGTTGCGAGGAGACGACCACTGGGATCCTGCGGCTCCGGGCCCTGGAGAAATCCGGTGAATTGCAATTTCCGATGGTGGCCGTCAACGATGCCTATTCCAAGTTCCTCTTCGACAATCGTTACGGCACCGGCCAATCGGTGTGGGACGGCATCAACCGGACGACCAACCTCGTCGTCGCGGGGAAAACGGTAGTCGTCGTCGGTTACGGATGGTGCGGGCGCGGCGTGGCGATGCGCGCCAAGGGGCTGGGCGCCCGGGTCATCGTCACCGAGGTGGACGCGATCAAGGCGACCGAAGCCCACATGGACGGATTTTCCGTCATGCCGATGGAGGAAGCCGCGCCTCTGGGAGACTTTTTCATCACGGTTACAGGGAACCGTTCCGTCATCAACGAGAAGCACTTCCCGCTGATGAAAAGCGGAGCCATCCTGGCCAACGCCGGCCATTTCGACGTGGAAATCGACAAAGTCGCCCTGGAAGAGGCGGCTGTCTCCAAGCGGGTGGTGCGGAAATACATCACCGAATACGAGATGGAGGACGGCAGGAAACTGTATTTGCTTTGCGACGGCCGTCTGGTCAACCTGGTGGCCGGAGACGGACACCCCGCCGAAATCATGGATATGACCTTCGCCCTGCAGGCCCTCTGCCTGTTGTACGTCAACGACAACCACGAGAAAATCGGCCGACGGGTCATCGACGTGCCGTATCACCTGGACGAGCAAGTGGCCAGTTACAAACTGGAATCCCTCGGCATCCGGATCGATGATCTGACGGAGGAGCAGGAGGAGTATCTGGCCAGCTGGAAGGTTTGA
- the bshC gene encoding bacillithiol biosynthesis cysteine-adding enzyme BshC gives MRIERIRLDSSGGLSDEYLFSFSKVQHLYGLDPGKGESFRKRYDELSRRETSLSRSRLAGVLREFHSGELYHPAVEQNIRRLEKPGSVVVIGGQQAGLLAGPLYTVYKAISVIQLARREEERLGVPVVPVFWIAGEDHDLDEVDHIYVPGPEGRLTKHRLPLSEGGKRISAGHVLLDPKSVGVWLQELGRMLPDTEFKEDMLEELTRLAAEPVSLTRYFAKLLHRLFGRFGLIQIDSSFPPLRRLEGPFFERLIAENAALDEAVGHQIKQVEKMGHPSPLVLHPGCAHLFVYVEGERQLLLRDGGGFVTRDGRMRWSRRELLRMAREEPHRLSNNVVTRPLMQEFLFPTLSAVVGPGEIAYWGCLRQAFSAMGMTMPVLMPRSGITLIDRATERYLGLLGLSVEDVFSGLDQKKRQWIDERAPLNVQELFAGARKQVEGLYDSLIERLSPLGPDMRRLGEKNRLRVMEQLNYLRGKAERMIRMRHETALRRFDHISLRCLPEGKLQERVYNIAPYWNEYGIEWVGRLAETPLSFFEHQVVFL, from the coding sequence ATGAGGATCGAGCGTATCCGCCTGGATTCGTCAGGAGGACTCTCCGACGAATACCTTTTTTCCTTTTCAAAGGTGCAGCATCTGTACGGGTTGGACCCCGGAAAGGGGGAGAGCTTTCGGAAGCGATACGATGAATTGTCCCGCAGGGAAACTTCTTTATCCCGCTCACGGCTGGCCGGGGTGCTACGGGAGTTTCATTCCGGGGAGCTTTATCATCCGGCTGTGGAGCAGAACATCCGTCGGCTGGAGAAACCCGGAAGTGTTGTGGTGATCGGAGGTCAGCAGGCGGGACTGCTAGCGGGGCCGTTATATACGGTGTATAAGGCGATATCGGTGATCCAGCTGGCCAGGAGAGAAGAAGAGCGCCTGGGCGTCCCGGTCGTACCCGTTTTTTGGATTGCCGGGGAGGACCACGACCTGGATGAGGTGGATCATATTTATGTGCCCGGTCCGGAGGGGCGTTTGACAAAGCACAGGCTGCCACTTTCCGAGGGAGGAAAGCGGATTTCCGCCGGCCATGTCCTCCTGGATCCGAAGTCCGTCGGCGTTTGGCTCCAGGAATTGGGCCGAATGCTTCCCGACACGGAATTCAAGGAGGATATGCTGGAGGAGCTGACCCGACTGGCGGCGGAACCCGTTTCCCTGACACGGTATTTTGCGAAGCTTCTTCACCGCCTGTTCGGGCGATTCGGACTGATCCAGATCGATTCGTCTTTTCCGCCTCTCCGCAGGCTCGAAGGTCCCTTTTTCGAGCGCTTGATCGCGGAAAACGCCGCTTTGGACGAGGCGGTCGGGCATCAGATAAAACAGGTTGAGAAAATGGGGCATCCTTCCCCCCTGGTTCTCCATCCCGGCTGCGCCCATCTCTTCGTTTATGTCGAGGGGGAGCGGCAGCTGCTTCTGCGGGACGGAGGCGGTTTCGTCACCCGTGACGGACGGATGCGATGGAGCCGACGGGAGCTGTTGCGGATGGCGCGGGAGGAGCCGCATCGTCTCAGCAACAATGTGGTCACCCGTCCGCTGATGCAGGAATTCCTGTTTCCCACCCTTTCCGCGGTGGTGGGGCCGGGGGAAATTGCCTACTGGGGCTGTCTCCGGCAAGCCTTTTCCGCGATGGGCATGACGATGCCCGTGTTGATGCCCCGGAGCGGAATCACCTTGATCGACCGGGCCACGGAACGGTACCTGGGCCTTCTCGGCCTGTCCGTGGAGGACGTTTTCTCCGGCCTGGACCAAAAAAAGAGGCAGTGGATCGACGAGCGCGCCCCCTTGAACGTACAGGAGCTGTTCGCCGGTGCGAGAAAGCAGGTCGAAGGGCTTTACGATTCCTTGATCGAACGGCTGTCGCCGTTGGGCCCGGATATGAGGCGGTTGGGCGAGAAAAACCGCCTCAGGGTGATGGAACAGCTGAATTATCTCAGGGGGAAGGCGGAGCGGATGATCCGGATGCGTCACGAAACCGCCCTGCGCCGTTTCGATCACATTTCCCTCCGCTGCCTGCCCGAGGGGAAATTGCAGGAAAGGGTGTACAACATCGCTCCCTACTGGAACGAGTACGGGATTGAATGGGTCGGACGGCTAGCGGAGACGCCGCTTTCCTTTTTTGAACATCAGGTCGTATTTTTGTAG